The sequence below is a genomic window from Qipengyuania flava.
CTGGCGCATTGGCAATCGTCACCCCGCCCGAACGGTAGACATCCATGATGCCCGGCACGCCCAGCACGCTGTCCTCGTTGAAGGTCAGCGGGTCGAGGAAATCGTCGTCGACCCTTCGATAGATCACATCGAGGGGCTTGTAGCCGCTGGTCGTGCGCATCGCGACGCGGCCGTCGATGACGCGCAGGTCGCTGCCTTCCACCAGTTCCGCGCCCATCTGGTCGGCGAGGAAGGCGTGCTCGAAATAGGCCGAATTGTAGATGCCGGGTGTCAGCACCGCGACGGTCGGCTTGCCCTTCGTGCAGGCCGGCGCACAGGCCGCTAGGCTCTTGGCGAGGCGGCGCGGATAGTCGGACACTTGCTCTACCGGTACGCGCATGAAGAGTTCGGGGAACATCTCCATCATCGTTTCGCGGTTTTCGAGCATGTAGCTCACACCCGAGGGGGTGCGCGCGTTGTCTTCGAGGACGTAGAATTCGTCCGGCCCGGTACGCACAAGGTCGATGCCCACGATATGGGTGTAGACCCCGCCCGGCGGCGTGAAGCCCACCATATTCGGGAGCCAGGCTTCGTTGTTTCGGAACAGGCGCTCGGGGATGCGGCCTGCGCGGATGATCTCCTGCCGGTGGTAGAGATCGTGCATGAAGGCGTTGAGCGCGGAGACGCGCTGCTCGATCCCGCGGGTGAGCTTGCGCCATTCGGCTGCCGTGATGACGCGCGGCACCATGTCGAACGGGATCAGCCGTTCCTCGGCCTCGTCCTCGCCATAGACATTGAATGTGATGCCGGTCTTGCGGAAGTTGGTCTCCGCCTCGGCGTGCTTGCGCCGCAGCAGGGCGTTTTCCTGCTCGTCGAACCATTGGCAATAGCCGTCGTAAGCCCCGCGGACGGTGCCGTCGGCCTCGTGCATTTCGTCGAAATACTCGCCGCTGCCGCTCATGATCCCCCGAAGTGGTCGAATTCGCTGCGCCGATGCCTATCAGCGCCGGGCGCAGAACGCACCCCTTCAGGTGACTAAAGGTTCAATCGCGGTCCAGTTCCCCAAGAACCGCCTCGACCGCCTCATGCGTCAGGGTAAAGCCCATGTGCGAACAGCGCAGCGCCACGCTGCGGTCCCGCTCGCCCGGCCGGCCACAGGCCGATCGCGGGTGAACGATGCCATCGCGCGGGCTCCACAAGGCGACCGTTTCGACCGGGGGCTTCTCGTGCACGACAGCCTCAATCTCCGGCTCGTCCACGCGGTGCCCGGCAATCGCCTGGTAGGCGCGCCAGCCATTGTTCGCGCGCGGACTGCCCGAGAAGGGCGAGCCCATGGTGATGACCTTGGCGACCTTGTCGGGATGCGCCTTGGCCAGTTCGCGCGCCATGACCCCGCCGAGGCTCCAGCCCAGCAGGTAGAGCGGTTCCCCGGTGCGCTCGTGCAAATCCACCAGCCGCTTCTCGACCTTGCGGAAGCGTTCTTCCGTGGCGCCGAGGTTGTAGCCGAGGCCCCATTTCTTGGTCGTATGCCCGGCCTTCTCCAGCTTGCGCGCCATCCAGCGCATGCGGATCGGGTGCGCGCCGAAGCCCGGCAGGACCAGGACCGTCTTGGGATTGCGGGCAGGCGCAATCTCCAGCGGCGCGCCCATCTTGCGGCGCAGCGGCTCCAGCGGCCACAGGAATTCGCGCAGCAGCAGCTGCCAGCGCGGACCGCGCGCGTCGTCGGGACAGGGTTCGGAAGCCAGCGCGAGCCGGCGGGCCAACTCTTCGCGTTTGACGAGCGCGGCGTCTTTGAACGGTAACGTTGCCATCACAGTGTAATAATGCGCGATGGGCCGCTTGGCTCCCGTTTTCTGCCTGCGGTCGCTTAAGCGTCGCAGTCGCCGATGCGTTCCTGCGAGCTCGTCATGGTCATGGTCATGGACTGACCGCCCGGCCCTTGCGCTTCCATGGTCATGCGCATTTCCGAGGAAGTTTCGCTGCCGGTACCGGTCATGGTCATGCGCGCCGAACCATCCTCGCCTGCGCTGCAATTCATGATCGCGTCGATCGATCCACCGGATGCTTCAAACTTTTCGAAGGTGCAGTCGGAATCGCCTTCCTGCGCCTGCTTGGCCATTTCCTCGAAGCCCTTCTCGGCCTCTTCTTCGGTCAGGCAGTATTCGTGGGTCTGCGGCCCGCGGTCGAACATGGAGCGCATCATGTCCTGCACCTGCTGCGGCGCATCGGGCACTTCGACATCGACGAATTCGACCGTGGCGCGGTACTTGCCCGCCTGCGGCCGGACCATGTCCTCGGTCGAGGCGGCGGCTTCGGCCATGCTGATTTCGCCGTCGCCATCCGCGTCGGCATCACTGCTGGCTCCGCCTCCGCAGGCTGCAAGGGCGAGGCAGGTAGTGGCGGCAAGTACGATACGTTTCATGCGGTTATCTCCCCAATTCATCTGCAAGGCTAGCAGCCGGAGAGGCTCTGGCAAGCACCGTTGCACACCACCGCGATGTTCCCCATATGTGCACCCATGAGCGAACTCATCATCCGCCGCGGCCTCGAAGAACCCGACACCACGGGAGAGTTCGTCCCCCA
It includes:
- a CDS encoding circularly permuted type 2 ATP-grasp protein; this translates as MSGSGEYFDEMHEADGTVRGAYDGYCQWFDEQENALLRRKHAEAETNFRKTGITFNVYGEDEAEERLIPFDMVPRVITAAEWRKLTRGIEQRVSALNAFMHDLYHRQEIIRAGRIPERLFRNNEAWLPNMVGFTPPGGVYTHIVGIDLVRTGPDEFYVLEDNARTPSGVSYMLENRETMMEMFPELFMRVPVEQVSDYPRRLAKSLAACAPACTKGKPTVAVLTPGIYNSAYFEHAFLADQMGAELVEGSDLRVIDGRVAMRTTSGYKPLDVIYRRVDDDFLDPLTFNEDSVLGVPGIMDVYRSGGVTIANAPGTGVCDDKAIYSFMPEIVEFYTGEKPLLPNVETHRCADEDVRAYVLDNLPELVVKEVHGSGGYGMLIGPTASKKEIEAFRKKIAAKPENYIAQPTLALSTCPIFTKKGLAPRHVDLRPFVLVSPDKIDITPGGLTRVALKKGSLVVNSSQGGGTKDTWVLKD
- a CDS encoding esterase/lipase family protein; this encodes MATLPFKDAALVKREELARRLALASEPCPDDARGPRWQLLLREFLWPLEPLRRKMGAPLEIAPARNPKTVLVLPGFGAHPIRMRWMARKLEKAGHTTKKWGLGYNLGATEERFRKVEKRLVDLHERTGEPLYLLGWSLGGVMARELAKAHPDKVAKVITMGSPFSGSPRANNGWRAYQAIAGHRVDEPEIEAVVHEKPPVETVALWSPRDGIVHPRSACGRPGERDRSVALRCSHMGFTLTHEAVEAVLGELDRD
- a CDS encoding DUF3617 domain-containing protein — protein: MKRIVLAATTCLALAACGGGASSDADADGDGEISMAEAAASTEDMVRPQAGKYRATVEFVDVEVPDAPQQVQDMMRSMFDRGPQTHEYCLTEEEAEKGFEEMAKQAQEGDSDCTFEKFEASGGSIDAIMNCSAGEDGSARMTMTGTGSETSSEMRMTMEAQGPGGQSMTMTMTSSQERIGDCDA